In Rhizobium sp. CIAT894, the genomic window TCGGCGATGGTTTGGATATGCTGGCCGTCAATCACAGCCTGATCCCGGATCAGCAACTCGTCGACGACATCACGACTGCTATGGGCGGCTACAATAGTGTTACGGGGGAAGGGGCGCGTGCGCCGCTCCTCAAGAATTCGGTAGTTGATATTGCACGTCTGGCGAACGGTGAGACCTACAAAGCGGTCCGCTCTCGACTTGAAGACGCACAAGCGCGTAGCTGGAACGATCCGAATCTTTCGGAAGCATTGTCCAGCATACGCAACGCAATGGATGACGCCATGGAGCGATCGATCGCGGTGCAGAATCCGAATAGCTTGAGCGGGTGGCAGGAGGCAAAGCGTCAATACCGCAATTTTCTGGATCTGGAAAGGGCCGTCGCCGCTGCGGGCGAGGATGCTCGGAAAGGCATCATCTCTCCATCGCACTTGCAGAGCGCCACGAGACCGCAGAACCCTCGCGCGCTCGCCCAAGAGGATGGGGATTTCACCGCCCTGGTAAAGGCAGGGGAAGAAATCCTCAAACCGCATTCCAGTTCCGGTGGCTCACCGGTGCGCAGTTTTATCCAAAAAGGCATTACGGCTCTTGTTAGCGCCGGCGCGGGCGCTAAGTTGGCTGGCGGTCATGGAGCAATGCTCGGCGCCATAGCCGGCGGCGCTGTCCCCTATGCGGCCGGAAGAATTCTTTTATCTTCCCCGGTTCGCGCCTACCTCCAGAACCAACTGATCCAGCCCACACGTCTAACTAACCCGCGGGTCGCTGCGCTTGCTCAAGCCCTTCTTTCGCAGCAAGCCGCTCAAGGGCAGCAACAACCAAATCGGTAGCGTAACACGCCAGCAGTCGTTTCTTCCGGAGAAGACCAATGCCCAGAAACCCATCAACCGGCGTCTATTCCAAACCCGCCGGAACGACACCCTCCGTCGGCCAGGTCATCGACCCGGCGCCGTGGAACGCGCTGACCACCGATCTTGGCAACGAAATCACCAATTCGCTGCCGCGCGATGGCTCGGCGCCGATGATCGCACCGCTCAAGGCTGCCGGCGGAACCGTGTCCGCGCCGGGCGTCGGCTTCGCCTCGACCCCGCAGACCGGCCTCTATCTGAAGGGCGGCGGCCTGCTGGGCTTTGCCCAGAACGGCGTCGACGTCTCGTTCGATCACGCTTTGGTCTATGCGGCCAAGTCGGGCGATTACACAGCACTTGCATCCGACGACAACGCGGTTCACCGCTTTACCGCGGCCGCGACGCTCACCCTGAGCGCAGCGGCAACGCTCGGCGCAAACTGGCACTATTGCGTCATCGCCGATGGCGGGGATGTGACGATCGATCCGAACGGTTCGGAGACGATCGACGGTGCGGCTACGCTCGTCCTCAAGGACGGCTATAGCGTCAACATCATATGCTCCGGTGCGGCTTTGTTCACCAACAAGCTCTTCGCCAGGATCCAGAGTAAAGCCGACAGCGCGGCGGTCGGCGATTTCGTCGTCGGGCTCATCCTTTCCAACAACGGCGGCAGCCCGAACACCCATATCGATTTCACCGCCGGCTCTGCCAGATCAGGGTCGAGTTTCGTTTCCAGCGCGGCGTCGTTCACCAAAAGGGTGACGGGAACATTTGCGGCCGGAACAGGCGCAGGCGGCCTCGACGCCGGCGCGGTGGCGGCAAATGCGACATATTTCGCCTATGCCTTGCGCAAGGATGCGGATCTGTCTTTCGACGTTGTTCTCTCGACATCGGCAACCATCGGCGGCGTCACCACGACGCTGCTCACCGGCTATACCATCGTGAAATGCATCGGTGTGGTGCTGACCGATGGAAGTTCGAATATTCGGCCGTTTATCCTGTACCCACGTGACGAATATACCTTCGTGACGCCGGTCAAGGATGCTGTCAGTGCTGCTATCTCTACGAGTTCGGCGCTTCTGGCGCTGACAGTGCCAAATGGAGTGAAGGTCAAGACGAAGCTGCGTTTCGAACTCACGTCGTCGGCAACCACTAACGCTGCACTGTTATCCGACCCTGCACAAGGTGTGCTTGTTGCCGGCGCCGGCAGTGACGGCGCCAACGTCGGCTCTATTCAGGTAGCGAGCGGTTTCGCAGTGGGATCGCAGGAGATTTGGACAAATACAAGTCGGCAAATTCGCATGGCAGTGGGCGGCTCTACCGGCAGCATCTGGATATGGACCGATGGCTTTCATTTCCTTTGCGGAAGGAGCTCTTGAATAAGCTCCACACCTGTGTTTGACATGCCGCCATCACGCCAGGAGTAGAAATGGCACAGGTCGACAAGGCATCCTATCGTAATCGAGGCGGCTTAATCCAGCGGCTCGTCACTGCTTATAAGCGCTTCCGCCACTTCACCGCGGCCGGCGAAAATCTCGTGGTGAAGCCCAGCGCTGAGTTTCGCATGGTCGGTCATGCCGTCCTTGAGGTCGGCGATAACGTCACGATCCAAGACCAGTCGTTCTTCCAACTTACAATGCCAGAGCCCAAAGTCTTCATCGGCAATAACACCGTAATCGGCCGCCGCAACATCATCACGGCGAAAAACCGGATATCGATCGGTAATGATGTCTTGATCGGCTCTGATGTCCAGATCATCGATCACGGCCACGGCATGAGGCGCGATACGCTGATCAGGCTTCAGAAGGCCGAAATCGGCTTTGTCCAAATTGGTGATGATGTCTGGATTGGGGCAGGCGCCAAAATATTGATGAACGTCACGATCGGAACCGGTGCCGTGATCGGAGCAAATTCCGTCGTCACGTCCGATATTCCCGATTATGCGATCGCGGTGGGTTCGCCAGCGAAGGTCATCAAATATCGCACTTAACTTACATCCGGGGAGCGTAAATTGAGGTTGAATTTCCAACGCGCCGGTTCCGGTGCTGTCTCGAGCGCAGGAAAGCTTGCCTGGCGTCCATCGGTACGGTCGTCCTTCGTGGTTCTCCGGTTTGGCTCCTTTTTATGCCCGACCTTGTGGATGACGCTTGCCATTCGTTCAAGACTTGCAGTCAGCGCCAATTAGCCAATCTACCCCGAGCACGTCACATTCACCGAGGCGATTGGCAATAGGGGCCATCAAGAGTTAGGAGATGCCTTGCCGCATAGTGTTCAGGATCTCTTATCTTGGTGATAAAAGCACTCACCATATAGGACCACTTGCTTTGCACGTCGCGTCCGCGATGAACGATGTAGAGGCATCCTGGAACGTCAACCGCCGCATCTTCGACTTTCGACCAGGCTCCCAAGAACCGTTTGAAATTGCCAACAAATCCCGACCAGCCGCCATACGCAGTCATGGAATCATAATCCAGGATCAAGGCGTCGTGTTTCCCGGTCGCGGCCTCGTGCAAGCCGGCATATTCTCCCAGTCCGGGCATCGTATCGAATGCGTTCAGGCCAGATCTATCGAGGATCACGTAATTGCGGCTTTGCAGGGAAGGGGTATTCCTGATGGTATCGGCAAAAGCCTCCTGGCGCAGGTGGTCCACATAAAAAATGGCATAAACAAACCACCAATTTACAATGAACACCGCTATCAAGCCGGCAAATGAGGCCACTTTGATCCGATGACGGATCCCGGGATTCTTCGCCGGTAAGACGGCACATGTGATCTTGAAAAGGCCCAGGGTCGAAAAGGCGGCGCCAAACGGAAGCAGCACTTGAAAGCGGGTCGCCATCCAAGGCTCATAGGAGGGTTCCTTCCCAACCAGGACATAGGCCGAGGCTCCAAGACCCAACAGCACGACACCGATGCCTATCAATCCTTTTCCATTGCATTTGACTTCCGTGTCGCTCCCCGAAGAATTTGCTCCAATCAAGTAAACAAACAACAGGGCAGCCAAAAATATCGCCAGGGCAGCGGGTTTTCCAATGTATATTCCATCATATGGGAGAATGTATAAAATTATGACTTTGATTTCCGAAAATATTGTGCCGAAATTGATGTCGATGACATTGTAGCTGGCGGCAAACATGCCGGTTTTCTTGAATAGGAAATGTTGTATTACGGTGTAAAGGAAGGGCAGTAGCA contains:
- a CDS encoding acyltransferase, producing MAQVDKASYRNRGGLIQRLVTAYKRFRHFTAAGENLVVKPSAEFRMVGHAVLEVGDNVTIQDQSFFQLTMPEPKVFIGNNTVIGRRNIITAKNRISIGNDVLIGSDVQIIDHGHGMRRDTLIRLQKAEIGFVQIGDDVWIGAGAKILMNVTIGTGAVIGANSVVTSDIPDYAIAVGSPAKVIKYRT